The Meriones unguiculatus strain TT.TT164.6M chromosome 20, Bangor_MerUng_6.1, whole genome shotgun sequence region CTAAGTGGTAAAGCAACCAGAGTGAAACAGGTCCACCTGTTTTCTCAGCTTCATACCTATGTCCATGAAGCTGTCTAGTAGCATGCATTTTGATACATGGGATTTGACTTGTGTTCTGAATTCAGATACTATGAGAAACAGCAATATGTTCATAGAAAACATAATAAGtttgggggagaaaaaaatgGTTATGAACTTACTTGTGACTGGTATCTGTGTAAAAGAGCCACTTCATCCCTTACTGGAATCACGTCGGAGGGAGCTGATGTGTAGCAGGGAAATCCAGCTAGGATCTCTTCCCGTTTGCTAGCAGTGACATTAGCAAACATTGGGTACTGGTCCACAGAGGCAAACTCACTTGCTGCGCATTCATAGTAGGTACCTGTCAGCAGGGTCACCGTCAGCCACGTCAGTGGAGCAACCAGCGCCCTCCCGGTGACGCTGAAGAACATGAGGCAGGCCAGTCTCCTCTCCAGGGGGCTGCTTCTCCGGTAAGGAGGGGTACAGCTGCAGCAGCAGTATTCGCTGGCAACTGTCCACATTTGGCCTCTTAGAGCATAGCCGGCAATCAGAAGGATCAAGGCAGGAACCACGAGAAAAGCTGAGCCATAATAGAAATTCTTTCCGACCTGACACGGACAACTGAAAGTGTAGGAGGAGAACAGTTGCTGCCCACAGGCAGTCAAAATCGCTATCAAAGAACTGATGCACGTTTCACTTCTCTGCAGAGAAGACACAAAACAGTTGAGAGCTGAGTTCATCGTGGAAGCTCCGACACAGCCAGCTGGTGACCCTTTCTGATCGCTAGACTCCACCAGCTGTGACCATTTTATAGGACGGCACTGGTTTAACTGGTTGTGTCAAGCAACCCAACATCCTTGTGTTTAAAGGATTCTAGTCTCTTCTCATGTACTTTATGAATCGTGAGCTAATACATTCACACCAGATGGCAGCTGCGAGAAAGGGAAGGGATCTCAGTTTTCTCTGAAAAGAGAACTTCTCAATGTCTCATTCCGGGAGGACCACAGCACACTTTCCAGGCAGACTCCCTCCATCTTTCTATGCACCACTTTGGACAACACAGAATGTTAAGTGTCAGCCAACACAGCTGAGGATGCAAAATTGACACACTCTTATCTCGGCGACAAACAGATTCTACGGCCAAAAGCATTACAAAACACAGAGAcgtgaaaaatattaaatattagagGAATCCTAAATTTTTGCAGCGTTCCCAAAAGGTTTTCTTGAAGGGGAGAAGCTAAGCACAACAGAGCCACATCAAAACAGAGATGTTTGTTGACAGACCGAGAGCACGGTTCAAAGCAGTGACAGTAGAGATTAGAACACAATATGTCTTCAGGGGCTTTGGTAGCAGCCAGGCATCATTCAAGacagagcaaaataaaaacagataaagaTGAAGAGAATGTGTTCATTAAGAGGATTACAAAAGGCTGTATTTCAGCAAGAGGTAGATGAACCCTGAGGACAGACTCGAGCGCAGGTAATGATTAGCCCAAAATACTTACCATTTCTTTGTTACTGGTTGAAGCTATTACTTAAATTTCAAAAATAGAACTGTATATTATTATAAAATGTAATATCACattaatatatatcaatacatTATTATAACACACTACCCCTATATATACCAAAGTACTGAAAGTATTAACCAACCAGACATTGCTGAGGAGGTACAACAGCTGCAGTTCTCA contains the following coding sequences:
- the Calhm4 gene encoding calcium homeostasis modulator protein 4, producing the protein MNSALNCFVSSLQRSETCISSLIAILTACGQQLFSSYTFSCPCQVGKNFYYGSAFLVVPALILLIAGYALRGQMWTVASEYCCCSCTPPYRRSSPLERRLACLMFFSVTGRALVAPLTWLTVTLLTGTYYECAASEFASVDQYPMFANVTASKREEILAGFPCYTSAPSDVIPVRDEVALLHRYQSQMLGWILIILATIALLVSKCLERCCSPLTSLQHHYWANHLQNERALFEQAAEEHSRLLIRNRIKKVFGFVPGSEDVKHIRIPSCQDWRDISIPNLLCVGDTSQGPYSFLGDRVVEENEEVKQEGIELKP